Proteins found in one Dermacentor silvarum isolate Dsil-2018 chromosome 8, BIME_Dsil_1.4, whole genome shotgun sequence genomic segment:
- the LOC119462243 gene encoding uncharacterized protein LOC119462243, producing the protein MNASPSLMHLSTYAQNLESGAKVRYVEKVELCGGVDPLMLTGKEASFDLALVPKVELSDIKDYLVHATSFITHEQLKARKSLESHNYLTSGFVQEPQLRRHGEHVIVRTKVNHSQAISTQPLEPWLLVKQDGMVKAAHCTCMAGLGEACSHIGALLFYLEAASNFRDGQACTDKENAWLPPYSSTVPCAPLAHIDFASATTKKRRLDGHRSSSSKKPATTIERPSQCEWKGFLDRIKKAGKYSAVLALKKDYCEEFIPVQVKHSTALLGHLARDKPLSRDAMLEECEMFAQAYVVEPKVFIFPLKDSFIDIK; encoded by the exons ATGAATGCCAGCCCCTCATTAATGCACTTAAGCACGTACGCGCAGAATTTAGAGTCCGGTGCGAAGGtgcgctacgtcgagaaagtGGAGCTTTGCGGTGGCGTCGATCCACTTATGCTTACTGGCAAAGAGGCGTCATTTGATCTCGCGCTCGTACCCAAGGTAGAACTTTCTGATATTAAGGACTACCTTGTGCACGCTACAAGCTTCATAACTCACGAACAGCTGAAAGCAAGAAAATCCCTGGAGTCGCACAACTATTTGACCAGCGGCTTTGTTCAAGAACCCCAGCTGAGAAGACACGGCGAGCACGTCATTGTGCGCACGAAG GTAAACCACTCCCAGGCAATTTCCACTCAGCCACTCGAGCCATGGCTTCTTGTCAAGCAGGATGGAATGGTCAAAGCTGCACACTGCACGTGTATGGCGGGTCTCGGCGAAGCCTGCTCACACATTGGTGCACTGCTCTTCTATTTAGAAGCAGCTTCAAACTTTCGTGATGGTCAGGCTTGCACTGATAAGGAAAATGCATGGCTGCCTCCATACTCAAGTACTGTGCCTTGTGCGCCACTTGCACACATCGACTTTGCGTCAGCTACCACCAAGAAAAGGCGGCTAGATGGACATCGATCATCATCCTCAAAGAAACCAGCCACCACTATTGAGAGGCCTTCACAGTGCGAATGGAAGGGCTTTCTCGACAGAATTAAGAAGGCTGGCAAATATTCTGCAGTGTTGGCACTGAAAAAGGACTATTGCGAGGAGTTCATTCCTGTGCAAGTGAAGCACTCCACTGCTCTTCTCGGACACTTGGCAAGAGACAAGCCATTGTCAAGGGATGCGATGCTGGAGGAGTGCGAAATGTTTGCCCAGGCGTATGTTGTAGAGCCAAAGGTATTTATATTTCCATTGAAGGATAGCTTTATTGATATAAAGTAA
- the LOC119461521 gene encoding uncharacterized protein LOC119461521 isoform X2, with the protein MVNCAVFGCNNESRRKTDSGENTKKLSFFSVPNVVRWQCSQTLEISTKRRAEWFRRLYRGDINTDATHYKVCSEHFVSGRPSYLMDLTNPDWAPSLHLGYDTKSTTRSEERHQRRCKRAATPKVVQKADSRVLRPLTTMLNAQQSAVNSTVTSTPLASPIAVQNDQGNESHMSHCTINDSGPTMLQQVPAATVPQDADTAADIFHPPSMPSPEVGRAPVSAETGSTAGAAVDGASYVKFSEAGVQATTSTAEASVNTTSLLKDAETQTDITSSALNSFEGDNQALRAELNEVKGSLRRLQLSKASLEQDDNRVKFYTGLPSYTVLIALFALLESGVSHSANNVLTKFEELVLTLVRLRLGVPLQDLAYRFEVSQATATRVVNRWIAAMHVRLKQLVDWPSREQLQQTMPMAFRKAFGTSVAVIIDCFEIFIERPSSMLPRSQTWSRYKHHNTAKYLIGIAPQGAITFISKGWGGRTSDKLITESSGMLNHLLPGDTVLADRGFTIGDAVGIHRARLEVPAFTRGKPQLSAWEVEKTRKIANVRIHVERVIGLLRRKYKILSSTIPIDLLAVQSEDTLTQLDKIVAVCAALTNLSKSVVPVD; encoded by the exons ATGGTTAATTGCGCTGTGTTCGGATGCAACAACGAGTCGCGGCGGAAAACTGACTCTGGTGAGAACACGAAGAAGCTTAGTTTTTTTTCTGTGCCGAATGTTGTTCGTTGGCAATGCAGCCAGACCTTAGAGATCTCAACGAAGCGTCGAGCGGAATGGTTTCGTCGCCTCTACCGGGGTGACATTAATACAGACGCTACCCACTACAAAGTCTGCAGCGAGCACTTCGTTTCTG GCAGGCCATCCTACTTAATGGATCTGACGaacccggactgggcgccaaGCTTGCACCTAGGGTATGACACAAAGTCAACAACTCGATCTGAAgaaag GCACCAGCGACGTTGCAAGAGGGCTGCGACTCCAAAGGTGGTCCAAAAGGCCGATAGCAGAGTGCTGCGACCCTTGACTACAATGTTGAATGCACAGCAGAGTGCTGTGAACAGTACTGTCACAA GCACACCACTTGCAAGTCCCATTGCAGTACAAAATGACCAAGGCAATGAGTCACATATGTCTCATTGCACAATAAATGATTCAG GCCCAACAATGCTGCAACAAGTACCAGCTGCAACTGTACCACAAGATGCTGATACTGCAGCTGACATATTTC ACCCACCATCCATGCCATCACCTGAGGTAGGCAGGGCCCCAGTCTCAGCTGAAACTGGTTCTACTGCTGGAGCTGCAGTGGATGGCGCATCCT atGTGAAGTTCTCTGAGGCTGGTGTTCAAGCCACCACTTCGACGGCTGAAGCTTCAGTGAACACCACGTCAT TGCTAAAGGACGCTGAAACCCAAACAGATATCACAAGCAGTGCATTAAACAGCTTCGAAGGCGACAACCAGGCCCTACGTGCAGAGCTAAACGAAGTGAAGGGCTCTTTGCGTAGACTTCAGTTGTCTAAAGCTTCATTGGAGCAAGACGACAACCGTGTAAAATTTTACACTGGCCTACCAAGCTACACAGTTTTGATAGCGCTGTTCGCGCTTCTCGAGAGTGGTGTGTCGCACAGCGCAAACAATGTGCTTACTAAGTTCGAAGAGCTTGTGCTCACACTTGTGAGGCTGCGACTAGGAGTGCCCTTGCAGGACCTGGCGTATAGATTTGAG GtcagccaagccacagcaacaCGAGTAGTCAACCGGTGGATCGCGGCCATGCATGTACGACTAAAACAGCTGGTGGACTGGCCCAGTCGTGAACAATTGCAGCAGACCATGCCAATGGCCTTCAGAAAAGCATTTGGCACGAGTGTGGCAGTCATTATAGACTGCTTCGAGATATTCATTGAGCGCCCTTCGTCAATGCTCCCTAGGTCACAGACGTGGTCGCGGTATAAGCACCACAACACGGCAAAATATCTGATAGGAATAGCACCTCAGGGAGCAATCACTTTCATTTCCAAAGGGTGGGGAGGCAGGACAAGCGACAAGCTTATAACAGAGTCGAGTGGAATGTTGAACCACCTTCTCCCAGGTGACACGGTGCTCGCCGACAGAGGATTCACGATTGGTGATGCCGTAGGCATTCATCGTGCACGCCTTGAGGTTCCTGCATTCACAAGGGGCAAACCTCAGCTATCAGCCTGGGAGGTTGAAAAAACTAGGAAAATTGCGAATGTGCGCATCCACGTGGAACGTGTGATAGGTTTGCTGAGGCGAAAGTACAAAATTCTTTCAAGCACCATCCCTATTGATCTGCTAGCAGTGCAAAGCGAGGACACTCTAACACAACTTGACAAAATTGTTGCGGTGTGTGCTGCGCTGACAAATCTGAGCAAATCGGTTGTGCCTGTTGACTGA
- the LOC119461521 gene encoding uncharacterized protein LOC119461521 isoform X3, which produces MDLTNPDWAPSLHLGYDTKSTTRSEERHQRRCKRAATPKVVQKADSRVLRPLTTMLNAQQSAVNSTVTSTPLASPIAVQNDQGNESHMSHCTINDSGPTMLQQVPAATVPQDADTAADIFHPPSMPSPEVGRAPVSAETGSTAGAAVDGASYVKFSEAGVQATTSTAEASVNTTSLLKDAETQTDITSSALNSFEGDNQALRAELNEVKGSLRRLQLSKASLEQDDNRVKFYTGLPSYTVLIALFALLESGVSHSANNVLTKFEELVLTLVRLRLGVPLQDLAYRFEVSGLVEFVLLRALIYSWHHVYVIILSWANIWWQDGPVCFIIVTGFIFQVSQATATRVVNRWIAAMHVRLKQLVDWPSREQLQQTMPMAFRKAFGTSVAVIIDCFEIFIERPSSMLPRSQTWSRYKHHNTAKYLIGIAPQGAITFISKGWGGRTSDKLITESSGMLNHLLPGDTVLADRGFTIGDAVGIHRARLEVPAFTRGKPQLSAWEVEKTRKIANVRIHVERVIGLLRRKYKILSSTIPIDLLAVQSEDTLTQLDKIVAVCAALTNLSKSVVPVD; this is translated from the exons ATGGATCTGACGaacccggactgggcgccaaGCTTGCACCTAGGGTATGACACAAAGTCAACAACTCGATCTGAAgaaag GCACCAGCGACGTTGCAAGAGGGCTGCGACTCCAAAGGTGGTCCAAAAGGCCGATAGCAGAGTGCTGCGACCCTTGACTACAATGTTGAATGCACAGCAGAGTGCTGTGAACAGTACTGTCACAA GCACACCACTTGCAAGTCCCATTGCAGTACAAAATGACCAAGGCAATGAGTCACATATGTCTCATTGCACAATAAATGATTCAG GCCCAACAATGCTGCAACAAGTACCAGCTGCAACTGTACCACAAGATGCTGATACTGCAGCTGACATATTTC ACCCACCATCCATGCCATCACCTGAGGTAGGCAGGGCCCCAGTCTCAGCTGAAACTGGTTCTACTGCTGGAGCTGCAGTGGATGGCGCATCCT atGTGAAGTTCTCTGAGGCTGGTGTTCAAGCCACCACTTCGACGGCTGAAGCTTCAGTGAACACCACGTCAT TGCTAAAGGACGCTGAAACCCAAACAGATATCACAAGCAGTGCATTAAACAGCTTCGAAGGCGACAACCAGGCCCTACGTGCAGAGCTAAACGAAGTGAAGGGCTCTTTGCGTAGACTTCAGTTGTCTAAAGCTTCATTGGAGCAAGACGACAACCGTGTAAAATTTTACACTGGCCTACCAAGCTACACAGTTTTGATAGCGCTGTTCGCGCTTCTCGAGAGTGGTGTGTCGCACAGCGCAAACAATGTGCTTACTAAGTTCGAAGAGCTTGTGCTCACACTTGTGAGGCTGCGACTAGGAGTGCCCTTGCAGGACCTGGCGTATAGATTTGAGGTAAGTGGACTGGTGGAATTTGTATTGTTGCGAGCACTTATTTACAGTTGGCATCACGTATATGTTATAATACTCTCGTGGGCTAACATTTGGTGGCAAGATGGCCCTGTTTGCTTTATAATAGTGACTGGCTTTATCTTTCAGGtcagccaagccacagcaacaCGAGTAGTCAACCGGTGGATCGCGGCCATGCATGTACGACTAAAACAGCTGGTGGACTGGCCCAGTCGTGAACAATTGCAGCAGACCATGCCAATGGCCTTCAGAAAAGCATTTGGCACGAGTGTGGCAGTCATTATAGACTGCTTCGAGATATTCATTGAGCGCCCTTCGTCAATGCTCCCTAGGTCACAGACGTGGTCGCGGTATAAGCACCACAACACGGCAAAATATCTGATAGGAATAGCACCTCAGGGAGCAATCACTTTCATTTCCAAAGGGTGGGGAGGCAGGACAAGCGACAAGCTTATAACAGAGTCGAGTGGAATGTTGAACCACCTTCTCCCAGGTGACACGGTGCTCGCCGACAGAGGATTCACGATTGGTGATGCCGTAGGCATTCATCGTGCACGCCTTGAGGTTCCTGCATTCACAAGGGGCAAACCTCAGCTATCAGCCTGGGAGGTTGAAAAAACTAGGAAAATTGCGAATGTGCGCATCCACGTGGAACGTGTGATAGGTTTGCTGAGGCGAAAGTACAAAATTCTTTCAAGCACCATCCCTATTGATCTGCTAGCAGTGCAAAGCGAGGACACTCTAACACAACTTGACAAAATTGTTGCGGTGTGTGCTGCGCTGACAAATCTGAGCAAATCGGTTGTGCCTGTTGACTGA
- the LOC119461521 gene encoding uncharacterized protein LOC119461521 isoform X1: MVNCAVFGCNNESRRKTDSGENTKKLSFFSVPNVVRWQCSQTLEISTKRRAEWFRRLYRGDINTDATHYKVCSEHFVSGRPSYLMDLTNPDWAPSLHLGYDTKSTTRSEERHQRRCKRAATPKVVQKADSRVLRPLTTMLNAQQSAVNSTVTSTPLASPIAVQNDQGNESHMSHCTINDSGPTMLQQVPAATVPQDADTAADIFHPPSMPSPEVGRAPVSAETGSTAGAAVDGASYVKFSEAGVQATTSTAEASVNTTSLLKDAETQTDITSSALNSFEGDNQALRAELNEVKGSLRRLQLSKASLEQDDNRVKFYTGLPSYTVLIALFALLESGVSHSANNVLTKFEELVLTLVRLRLGVPLQDLAYRFEVSGLVEFVLLRALIYSWHHVYVIILSWANIWWQDGPVCFIIVTGFIFQVSQATATRVVNRWIAAMHVRLKQLVDWPSREQLQQTMPMAFRKAFGTSVAVIIDCFEIFIERPSSMLPRSQTWSRYKHHNTAKYLIGIAPQGAITFISKGWGGRTSDKLITESSGMLNHLLPGDTVLADRGFTIGDAVGIHRARLEVPAFTRGKPQLSAWEVEKTRKIANVRIHVERVIGLLRRKYKILSSTIPIDLLAVQSEDTLTQLDKIVAVCAALTNLSKSVVPVD; encoded by the exons ATGGTTAATTGCGCTGTGTTCGGATGCAACAACGAGTCGCGGCGGAAAACTGACTCTGGTGAGAACACGAAGAAGCTTAGTTTTTTTTCTGTGCCGAATGTTGTTCGTTGGCAATGCAGCCAGACCTTAGAGATCTCAACGAAGCGTCGAGCGGAATGGTTTCGTCGCCTCTACCGGGGTGACATTAATACAGACGCTACCCACTACAAAGTCTGCAGCGAGCACTTCGTTTCTG GCAGGCCATCCTACTTAATGGATCTGACGaacccggactgggcgccaaGCTTGCACCTAGGGTATGACACAAAGTCAACAACTCGATCTGAAgaaag GCACCAGCGACGTTGCAAGAGGGCTGCGACTCCAAAGGTGGTCCAAAAGGCCGATAGCAGAGTGCTGCGACCCTTGACTACAATGTTGAATGCACAGCAGAGTGCTGTGAACAGTACTGTCACAA GCACACCACTTGCAAGTCCCATTGCAGTACAAAATGACCAAGGCAATGAGTCACATATGTCTCATTGCACAATAAATGATTCAG GCCCAACAATGCTGCAACAAGTACCAGCTGCAACTGTACCACAAGATGCTGATACTGCAGCTGACATATTTC ACCCACCATCCATGCCATCACCTGAGGTAGGCAGGGCCCCAGTCTCAGCTGAAACTGGTTCTACTGCTGGAGCTGCAGTGGATGGCGCATCCT atGTGAAGTTCTCTGAGGCTGGTGTTCAAGCCACCACTTCGACGGCTGAAGCTTCAGTGAACACCACGTCAT TGCTAAAGGACGCTGAAACCCAAACAGATATCACAAGCAGTGCATTAAACAGCTTCGAAGGCGACAACCAGGCCCTACGTGCAGAGCTAAACGAAGTGAAGGGCTCTTTGCGTAGACTTCAGTTGTCTAAAGCTTCATTGGAGCAAGACGACAACCGTGTAAAATTTTACACTGGCCTACCAAGCTACACAGTTTTGATAGCGCTGTTCGCGCTTCTCGAGAGTGGTGTGTCGCACAGCGCAAACAATGTGCTTACTAAGTTCGAAGAGCTTGTGCTCACACTTGTGAGGCTGCGACTAGGAGTGCCCTTGCAGGACCTGGCGTATAGATTTGAGGTAAGTGGACTGGTGGAATTTGTATTGTTGCGAGCACTTATTTACAGTTGGCATCACGTATATGTTATAATACTCTCGTGGGCTAACATTTGGTGGCAAGATGGCCCTGTTTGCTTTATAATAGTGACTGGCTTTATCTTTCAGGtcagccaagccacagcaacaCGAGTAGTCAACCGGTGGATCGCGGCCATGCATGTACGACTAAAACAGCTGGTGGACTGGCCCAGTCGTGAACAATTGCAGCAGACCATGCCAATGGCCTTCAGAAAAGCATTTGGCACGAGTGTGGCAGTCATTATAGACTGCTTCGAGATATTCATTGAGCGCCCTTCGTCAATGCTCCCTAGGTCACAGACGTGGTCGCGGTATAAGCACCACAACACGGCAAAATATCTGATAGGAATAGCACCTCAGGGAGCAATCACTTTCATTTCCAAAGGGTGGGGAGGCAGGACAAGCGACAAGCTTATAACAGAGTCGAGTGGAATGTTGAACCACCTTCTCCCAGGTGACACGGTGCTCGCCGACAGAGGATTCACGATTGGTGATGCCGTAGGCATTCATCGTGCACGCCTTGAGGTTCCTGCATTCACAAGGGGCAAACCTCAGCTATCAGCCTGGGAGGTTGAAAAAACTAGGAAAATTGCGAATGTGCGCATCCACGTGGAACGTGTGATAGGTTTGCTGAGGCGAAAGTACAAAATTCTTTCAAGCACCATCCCTATTGATCTGCTAGCAGTGCAAAGCGAGGACACTCTAACACAACTTGACAAAATTGTTGCGGTGTGTGCTGCGCTGACAAATCTGAGCAAATCGGTTGTGCCTGTTGACTGA